A portion of the Acidisarcina polymorpha genome contains these proteins:
- a CDS encoding DUF427 domain-containing protein, whose amino-acid sequence MQNHKPKAKEIKVPGPDHTLVVVPFSGTVQVTVSGRTVADTKRALQLDEAGYPSVYYIPREDTDMSLLVPTTHYTYCPYKGDCSYFSIPIGGPRSEYAVWTYEEPYDAVAEIKNHLAFYPSRVDEITVRDEQ is encoded by the coding sequence ATGCAGAATCACAAGCCGAAGGCAAAAGAGATCAAAGTGCCTGGTCCCGACCACACTCTTGTTGTTGTTCCATTCAGCGGTACCGTTCAAGTCACAGTCTCGGGGAGGACCGTGGCGGACACAAAACGCGCGCTTCAGCTAGACGAAGCCGGCTACCCGAGCGTCTATTACATCCCGCGAGAAGATACGGACATGTCCCTGCTCGTGCCAACTACGCACTACACGTACTGCCCTTACAAAGGAGACTGCAGCTACTTCAGCATCCCCATTGGCGGCCCACGCTCCGAATATGCTGTCTGGACCTACGAGGAGCCCTACGACGCGGTTGCCGAGATCAAGAATCATCTAGCCTTTTATCCTTCCCGAGTTGACGAAATCACCGTTCGGGACGAGCAATGA
- a CDS encoding DUF5700 domain-containing putative Zn-dependent protease yields the protein METEHQAVNHSAPCDVLCFNIFVRSEIQSSVVSQPSVKIHTEDARATLVALQNRNLTLDEALLIARMPGNQGVIRKLQEFRIASTSESFANALYENAHGARVTGIPEIAIGFDRVKPKSQELLSLLGEIEANPKTFQRAIEDRIRLITPEHADIHLEGYVVAAGDGGGYAFGGTDFFLNVGIADGLLVAKSTTIHELYHSVQGAYAADRAIKIDNTQGPVQIACANQERLFASLYEEGTARFVEDTALLSQSKSEAAFEILADFNDGARHVHNGITLLDMSINALGESTSLSFEDVYEVGFLGHGVLYGVGYVMARDIADSGGRQAIVDLLKEPSYMFILRYAELAKYGIDDAYPKLGSNTVAAARRLAAGCK from the coding sequence ATGGAAACCGAGCATCAGGCCGTCAATCACAGCGCTCCTTGTGACGTACTCTGTTTCAACATCTTTGTTCGCTCAGAAATTCAGAGTTCAGTGGTTTCGCAGCCTTCCGTAAAGATTCACACTGAGGATGCGCGTGCGACTCTCGTGGCGCTTCAGAACCGGAACCTCACGCTCGACGAGGCTCTATTGATTGCCCGGATGCCCGGCAACCAAGGGGTGATCCGCAAACTTCAGGAGTTCCGAATTGCCTCGACATCGGAAAGCTTTGCGAACGCCTTATACGAAAATGCTCACGGCGCTCGCGTGACTGGTATTCCGGAGATCGCGATCGGGTTTGACCGTGTCAAGCCGAAGTCACAAGAGCTCCTGTCGCTTTTGGGAGAGATCGAGGCGAATCCGAAGACCTTCCAGCGAGCCATCGAAGATCGTATTAGGTTGATTACCCCTGAACATGCCGACATACACCTGGAGGGCTATGTCGTTGCGGCTGGAGACGGCGGAGGGTACGCGTTCGGCGGGACCGACTTCTTCCTAAATGTTGGGATCGCTGATGGTCTTTTAGTCGCGAAGAGCACCACCATCCACGAGCTCTACCATTCCGTGCAGGGTGCTTACGCGGCAGATCGCGCTATCAAAATTGACAATACCCAAGGACCAGTTCAAATCGCCTGCGCAAATCAAGAGCGGCTCTTTGCGAGCTTATATGAAGAGGGTACGGCGAGGTTTGTGGAAGATACGGCGCTCCTCTCTCAGTCGAAGTCGGAGGCAGCCTTCGAAATACTCGCCGATTTCAATGATGGCGCTCGACATGTACATAACGGCATTACCTTGCTGGATATGTCGATCAACGCCCTTGGAGAATCCACTTCGCTATCCTTCGAAGACGTTTACGAGGTTGGCTTTCTTGGGCATGGAGTGCTCTACGGAGTCGGCTATGTGATGGCACGTGACATTGCAGACAGCGGCGGAAGGCAGGCTATTGTCGATCTACTTAAGGAGCCGTCATACATGTTCATCCTTCGCTACGCCGAGTTGGCTAAATATGGAATTGACGATGCGTATCCGAAGCTCGGATCAAACACGGTCGCAGCAGCGCGTCGGCTCGCTGCGGGCTGCAAATAG
- a CDS encoding SDR family NAD(P)-dependent oxidoreductase produces MTLENKWALITGASRGIGRATALAFAREGAHVLVHYGRSAKEAPRQL; encoded by the coding sequence ATGACACTCGAAAACAAGTGGGCGCTGATTACGGGCGCATCGAGAGGGATTGGTCGGGCGACTGCGTTAGCCTTTGCCCGCGAGGGTGCACATGTACTTGTTCACTACGGTCGGTCCGCGAAAGAGGCGCCGAGACAGCTGTAA
- a CDS encoding nuclear transport factor 2 family protein, which yields MTNTTPEQNKALVLEAFDTLFNKRDYVAAERFWSADYVQHSAHIAPGREGLFDLIRGIPATLKYEAGLILAERDYVIVHGRFSGFGGPVSWIAADILRIEDGVLAEHWDVIQDEASRTDSKSGAPMFGESFPA from the coding sequence ATGACAAATACTACGCCTGAACAGAACAAGGCGCTTGTACTCGAGGCGTTCGATACGCTCTTCAACAAACGCGATTACGTCGCGGCTGAACGCTTCTGGTCGGCAGATTACGTTCAGCACAGCGCACACATTGCGCCTGGCCGGGAAGGTTTGTTTGACCTGATCAGAGGCATTCCCGCTACGCTAAAGTATGAGGCCGGATTGATTCTCGCTGAGAGGGACTACGTTATCGTTCACGGCCGCTTTTCCGGGTTCGGCGGTCCGGTAAGTTGGATCGCAGCGGACATCCTCCGGATTGAGGATGGAGTGCTCGCGGAGCATTGGGACGTCATCCAAGATGAAGCGAGTAGAACAGACTCCAAGAGCGGAGCACCTATGTTCGGAGAGAGCTTCCCCGCATAG
- a CDS encoding response regulator — MGERQIRVMTVDDHPLMTAGITSEINSQSDMTVVAQASDGKAAIELFRTHRPDVTLMDLRMPHVGGLEAITAIRSEFSRARIVVLTTWAGDIKVLSAFKAGAVGYLLKDTLRTELIDTIRGVHMGERRIPPEIALQLAQHAADDALTPRELDVLRGLAQGSPNKLIACDLSIAEHTVKNHIKNILSKLDANDRTGAVIIAARRGYIDL; from the coding sequence ATGGGTGAACGGCAGATCCGGGTTATGACCGTCGACGATCACCCCCTCATGACGGCCGGCATTACTTCAGAGATCAACTCTCAGTCCGATATGACGGTTGTGGCGCAGGCCTCCGATGGAAAAGCGGCGATCGAACTGTTCCGAACTCATCGGCCAGATGTGACCCTAATGGATCTTCGTATGCCCCATGTCGGAGGCTTGGAAGCTATTACGGCCATCCGTTCTGAGTTTTCCCGAGCACGGATCGTCGTGTTGACGACTTGGGCAGGCGATATCAAGGTCTTGAGCGCATTCAAAGCTGGTGCCGTTGGATACCTACTCAAGGACACACTCCGTACGGAGTTGATCGACACAATTCGTGGCGTCCATATGGGAGAGCGTCGGATACCGCCAGAGATCGCATTGCAGCTCGCACAACACGCAGCGGACGATGCTCTAACGCCCCGAGAACTCGACGTACTCCGCGGTCTTGCGCAAGGAAGCCCAAATAAACTGATCGCGTGCGATTTGTCCATTGCGGAACATACTGTTAAGAATCACATCAAGAACATCCTCTCAAAACTTGACGCGAACGATCGCACAGGGGCCGTCATCATTGCGGCCCGGCGCGGCTACATCGATCTCTAA
- a CDS encoding SDR family oxidoreductase: protein MSAAKKRILVTGATGQVGGLLLPYLLKDKSVEVVAGARSPEKATALGIPSVYLDLDNAESMMPAFTGVDRIFLMTGYTVDMLRQSKDVVDVAKKAGVEQIVHLGACGDDDTHVGHYGWHQFIERYISSSGIPFYTHLRPEMFMQNLLGYGGESFVKQGVIHQYIGDARLSWVDCDDVAAAAAAALLDPKKHHGQTYRMGYEAKSYHEIAELMTKLLGKSFRYQSHPATEFFENVLAAGGEPAYMKCVYECYRDFATGKLIGDEVQSNFQSIVGRQPRTLAEFIEKNSSVFSY from the coding sequence ATGAGTGCAGCAAAGAAGAGGATTCTTGTAACGGGAGCCACAGGACAAGTAGGGGGACTGCTCCTTCCCTACCTGCTGAAGGACAAGTCAGTTGAAGTCGTTGCAGGCGCGCGCTCTCCAGAGAAGGCTACAGCGTTAGGGATACCCTCCGTGTACCTCGATCTGGACAACGCAGAGTCCATGATGCCTGCGTTTACAGGTGTGGACAGAATCTTCCTCATGACCGGCTATACCGTCGACATGCTGCGACAGAGCAAAGACGTAGTTGACGTCGCCAAGAAAGCTGGCGTTGAACAGATTGTTCACCTAGGTGCTTGCGGAGACGATGACACGCACGTTGGACACTACGGATGGCATCAGTTCATCGAACGATACATTTCTTCCTCTGGGATCCCTTTCTACACGCACCTTCGTCCCGAGATGTTTATGCAAAATCTTCTTGGGTATGGAGGGGAGAGCTTCGTCAAACAAGGCGTAATTCACCAATATATCGGTGACGCGCGTCTGAGCTGGGTAGATTGTGATGACGTTGCCGCCGCAGCCGCCGCGGCCCTGCTCGATCCAAAGAAACACCACGGACAGACATACCGAATGGGCTATGAGGCCAAGAGCTATCACGAAATCGCCGAGCTCATGACGAAGCTCCTGGGTAAATCGTTTCGATACCAGTCGCATCCGGCTACAGAGTTTTTCGAGAATGTTTTGGCAGCTGGTGGCGAGCCTGCCTACATGAAGTGCGTATACGAATGCTACCGGGACTTCGCCACAGGCAAATTGATCGGCGACGAGGTGCAGAGCAACTTCCAATCGATCGTCGGCAGACAGCCTCGGACTCTCGCTGAATTCATCGAGAAAAACTCAAGCGTTTTCAGCTATTGA
- a CDS encoding NAD(P)-dependent alcohol dehydrogenase, which translates to MYEARGYAAQSSSSPLEPFTFARRELRDNDLLIEVLYCGVCHSDLHTARGEWDGTVYENGTLFPAVPGHEIVGRVKAVGTDVSTMKVGDLVAVGTMVDSCRTCAHCQMGLEQFCEKGATWTYNAPDRISGENTFGGYSNLIVVRQEFALRVSHPEAQLAAVAPLLCAGITMWSPLRYWNAGPGKRVGIVGIGGLGHMGIKLAHALGAQVVAFTTSEEKRQDAFALGADEVVLSKSADEMKRQAASLDLIVNSVAVAHDLDPYLSLLSLNGTMALVGVPAQSHPSPSATNLIFGRRSLAGSLVGGIPETQELLDFSAKHGILADIETIPIDQIEAAFTRMQRSDVKYRFVIDMQSLRSPDKA; encoded by the coding sequence ATGTACGAAGCCCGCGGTTATGCTGCTCAATCAAGTTCCAGTCCGCTCGAGCCATTCACGTTTGCGCGGAGAGAACTAAGAGACAACGATCTATTGATCGAAGTCCTCTACTGTGGTGTGTGCCACTCGGATCTGCACACTGCGCGCGGTGAGTGGGACGGCACCGTATACGAGAACGGTACTTTGTTTCCAGCGGTTCCTGGCCATGAGATTGTCGGACGCGTAAAGGCCGTCGGGACGGACGTGAGCACAATGAAAGTCGGCGATCTTGTGGCCGTCGGGACGATGGTTGACAGTTGCAGAACGTGCGCGCACTGCCAGATGGGACTCGAACAATTCTGCGAGAAGGGCGCAACTTGGACTTACAACGCCCCTGATCGCATTAGTGGAGAGAACACTTTTGGTGGCTATTCGAATCTGATCGTTGTTCGGCAGGAATTTGCGCTGCGTGTTAGCCATCCGGAGGCCCAATTGGCAGCCGTGGCGCCTCTCTTGTGCGCTGGTATCACCATGTGGTCACCTCTTCGCTACTGGAATGCCGGCCCCGGTAAGCGTGTCGGAATCGTAGGAATCGGCGGCCTCGGGCATATGGGAATCAAATTGGCTCACGCTTTGGGAGCTCAGGTTGTTGCCTTTACAACATCTGAGGAAAAGCGCCAGGACGCCTTCGCTCTGGGAGCTGACGAAGTAGTGCTTTCCAAGAGCGCGGATGAAATGAAAAGGCAGGCGGCCAGCCTCGATTTGATCGTCAACTCAGTGGCAGTAGCGCATGATCTTGACCCGTATCTGAGTCTTCTGAGCTTGAATGGCACGATGGCACTGGTCGGGGTTCCGGCTCAGTCGCACCCTTCTCCATCAGCTACGAATTTGATCTTTGGCCGGCGAAGTCTGGCCGGTTCTCTCGTAGGCGGTATTCCTGAGACCCAGGAGTTACTTGACTTCAGCGCAAAGCACGGCATCCTGGCGGATATTGAGACGATCCCGATCGATCAAATTGAAGCTGCCTTTACCCGCATGCAGCGCAGTGACGTCAAGTACAGATTTGTGATCGATATGCAATCGCTTCGATCGCCAGACAAAGCGTAG
- a CDS encoding sensor histidine kinase — protein MPERPIVFSKIILLIVVMLPTSLVAQSLPLSHFQHTAWTLQDGAPSQIDALAQTKDGYIWLGTVNGLFRFNGIRFEPYKPSGGQQLAHTGVRSLLATDDGGLWIGYIMGKTSFLKDGILQNQRLTRHAHGGGTVFSIITDPDGSLWSATYEGLMHFFAGEWHDADEAAGLDIKTCYFLYKDRSGTLWLATNDFVYRLDRGSKHLVNTGINGGPDAVFTDGPDGAVWIADRKGLYGVTDQKSPNRSSRHIIPYKDTATDLRFDNTGALWALGAKTGITRIRQPNDAIKPSPAGLQGDLEHFSLKDGLSSERGLASFKDREGNIWIATSDGLDRFRVMAFDPAPLPASFGQYMIAAPHDGSLLIGTESDGLQVFRGGKVSKVKAVTLKDIACLYPASDGKLWLGGTGDLGYLKGDQFVAVPIPAKLKSLGRDTQSMTSAPGGDLLMQADARLEILRLHEGQWSELPNPDGFGPAMVMSTDNSGRVWAGYEGGIVTIFKDGKRRTFNKESGVTIGNVTALYASGDTMWMGGEHGLEVMRSDHPVAVKFAGPTSIDGVSGIIQMEDGSMWINALPGVLRISAEEIKQSAKDPSHPMQYELFNYLDGISGQAPQIRGFPSVVRGIGHILWFATTNGVASVDTSNLHRNPLPPPVSIEDLVVDGRALNVDRAALLRKGSQNVQIDYTALSLSVPQRVLFRYRLDGYDKQWQDAGIRRQALYSHLPPGHYTFHVIACNNDGVWNNAGASLTFYLPPTFFQSWYFKGVVAIAVAATFWFLYLRRLKQETSKVQERLYERFSERERIARDLHDTFFQGIQGLLLSVQSAVRRLPEGDENKTALEETLAQSDSVMSQGRELVFNLRVRSRDAQDLGSQLEASAKEFARYYPSEFSLIVLGEPKALYTHVCEELCKLSREALCNAYRHAQADHVEARIEYRLDVLRLSVSDDGMGIDEEIVAEGAVDNHWGLPGMKERASSIGATFRVVSGRGSGTIIQVELPSQVAYSHSVSGPVRSFMRAFKRSGSRGTSV, from the coding sequence ATGCCTGAGCGTCCGATCGTATTCTCGAAGATCATCCTGCTGATTGTCGTTATGCTTCCGACCTCATTGGTCGCACAAAGCCTTCCTCTTTCGCATTTTCAACATACCGCCTGGACCCTCCAGGACGGGGCTCCCTCTCAAATCGACGCACTCGCGCAAACGAAGGATGGCTACATCTGGCTAGGCACCGTTAACGGTCTCTTTCGTTTCAACGGGATCAGATTTGAACCGTACAAGCCATCCGGTGGTCAGCAGCTCGCCCATACCGGCGTCCGATCGCTCCTGGCGACGGACGATGGAGGGCTCTGGATCGGGTACATTATGGGAAAAACGAGTTTCTTGAAGGACGGTATCCTCCAAAACCAGCGGCTAACTAGACACGCTCATGGAGGCGGTACTGTCTTCTCGATTATTACCGACCCGGATGGGAGCCTTTGGAGCGCAACCTACGAAGGGCTCATGCATTTTTTCGCAGGAGAATGGCACGACGCGGATGAAGCTGCAGGGTTGGATATCAAGACGTGCTACTTCCTCTACAAAGACCGCTCAGGAACGCTATGGCTGGCGACGAATGACTTTGTATACCGCCTTGATCGCGGTTCCAAGCACTTAGTGAATACCGGGATTAACGGCGGGCCTGACGCTGTCTTTACCGACGGTCCAGACGGAGCCGTCTGGATCGCTGACCGCAAAGGCTTATACGGCGTTACGGATCAGAAGAGCCCAAACCGCTCTTCTCGCCACATCATTCCTTACAAAGACACAGCGACGGACCTTCGCTTCGATAACACCGGAGCACTTTGGGCACTCGGTGCAAAGACTGGCATAACTCGTATTCGGCAACCGAACGATGCTATCAAGCCGTCCCCAGCCGGCCTTCAAGGTGACCTTGAGCACTTCAGCCTGAAGGATGGACTCAGCTCAGAACGCGGCTTGGCGTCTTTCAAGGACCGTGAAGGAAATATCTGGATTGCCACATCCGATGGTCTCGATCGATTCCGAGTGATGGCCTTCGATCCTGCTCCGCTACCTGCGAGCTTCGGACAGTACATGATTGCTGCACCGCACGACGGGTCGCTTCTCATTGGCACAGAAAGCGACGGTCTCCAGGTGTTCCGGGGAGGAAAGGTCTCGAAGGTCAAAGCCGTGACACTGAAGGACATCGCATGCCTCTACCCTGCTTCTGACGGAAAGCTTTGGCTTGGTGGAACGGGTGACCTGGGCTATCTCAAGGGAGATCAGTTTGTGGCTGTTCCAATCCCAGCAAAATTGAAATCGCTTGGACGGGATACGCAGTCGATGACATCGGCCCCCGGCGGGGACCTCTTGATGCAGGCCGATGCGAGGCTTGAAATACTCCGTTTGCATGAAGGGCAGTGGAGCGAGCTTCCCAATCCGGACGGCTTTGGACCCGCTATGGTCATGTCGACGGACAACTCAGGCCGCGTGTGGGCGGGTTATGAGGGCGGTATCGTCACAATATTCAAAGATGGCAAGAGGAGGACCTTCAACAAAGAGAGCGGCGTCACCATTGGCAATGTCACCGCCCTGTATGCCTCGGGCGACACAATGTGGATGGGAGGAGAACATGGTCTAGAGGTCATGAGGTCGGATCATCCCGTGGCGGTGAAGTTCGCCGGACCTACGTCAATTGATGGCGTCTCGGGCATCATCCAGATGGAAGACGGCAGCATGTGGATCAATGCGCTTCCTGGCGTGCTTCGGATTTCTGCGGAAGAAATCAAGCAGTCTGCGAAGGATCCATCCCATCCGATGCAATACGAACTCTTCAACTATCTTGATGGCATTTCGGGTCAGGCTCCGCAGATCCGAGGGTTCCCATCAGTCGTCCGTGGAATCGGGCATATTCTTTGGTTCGCGACTACCAACGGTGTTGCGTCCGTCGATACGTCGAACCTTCACAGGAATCCGCTACCCCCACCGGTCTCGATCGAAGATCTCGTAGTGGACGGGAGGGCATTGAATGTCGACAGAGCCGCCTTGCTGCGCAAAGGCTCACAAAACGTTCAAATCGACTACACGGCGCTCAGCCTGTCGGTTCCTCAAAGGGTGTTGTTTCGCTATCGACTAGACGGCTACGACAAACAATGGCAGGACGCGGGCATCAGGCGACAGGCGCTGTATTCTCATCTTCCGCCGGGACACTATACCTTTCACGTGATCGCCTGTAATAACGACGGAGTGTGGAACAACGCAGGCGCCTCGCTTACTTTCTATCTTCCACCCACCTTTTTTCAGAGTTGGTATTTCAAAGGCGTTGTCGCGATAGCGGTGGCTGCCACCTTTTGGTTTCTCTACTTGCGTCGTCTCAAGCAGGAAACGTCGAAGGTTCAGGAACGGCTCTACGAGCGCTTCTCCGAAAGAGAGAGAATTGCCCGCGATTTGCACGACACCTTTTTTCAGGGGATTCAAGGCCTTCTGCTAAGCGTTCAATCTGCGGTCCGGCGCCTTCCCGAAGGGGATGAGAATAAAACAGCGTTAGAAGAGACCTTAGCTCAATCGGATAGCGTGATGTCTCAGGGGAGGGAATTGGTCTTCAACCTAAGGGTTCGGTCTCGAGACGCGCAGGACCTGGGAAGTCAACTGGAAGCATCGGCGAAGGAGTTCGCCCGTTATTACCCATCGGAGTTCTCTCTGATTGTGCTCGGCGAACCGAAAGCTCTCTACACCCATGTGTGCGAGGAGCTCTGCAAATTGAGCCGAGAAGCATTATGTAACGCATACCGACACGCCCAAGCCGACCACGTCGAAGCCAGAATTGAGTATCGCTTAGATGTATTACGTCTATCGGTCAGCGACGATGGCATGGGGATCGACGAAGAGATTGTGGCTGAGGGCGCTGTTGATAATCACTGGGGATTGCCAGGTATGAAAGAACGAGCTTCCAGCATTGGAGCGACCTTTAGAGTTGTAAGCGGCCGTGGATCGGGGACGATCATACAAGTAGAGTTGCCTTCCCAAGTCGCATATTCGCACTCTGTATCTGGCCCCGTTCGGAGTTTTATGAGGGCCTTCAAAAGATCTGGTAGTCGCGGGACGTCAGTGTGA
- a CDS encoding response regulator: protein MAVVLAQHSQRSGVLTASEAHLSWFEAKSSENNTRLELFITTHPNRSPQADCHVLRRDGAIPFERPLIAVVDDEPVIAITLAEILMKHGFDAVWFSCPNEALDFFMACRPDLLLSDISMPKMDGIAVAAKILDLTSECAIFLLSARSHETEVRRQVRSLKAAVHVEAKPLNVVSLVTTIHRILGIPQNRPFSHEGQSGAILTKYPAR, encoded by the coding sequence ATGGCCGTCGTCTTAGCTCAGCATTCCCAAAGATCCGGAGTGCTCACCGCCTCCGAAGCTCATTTGAGTTGGTTCGAAGCAAAGAGCTCCGAGAATAATACGCGTTTAGAGTTATTCATCACCACCCATCCGAACCGCTCGCCACAGGCCGACTGCCATGTTTTGAGGCGAGACGGTGCTATCCCATTCGAGCGCCCGCTGATTGCTGTGGTCGACGACGAGCCGGTTATTGCAATTACCCTTGCTGAAATCCTCATGAAACACGGCTTCGACGCGGTGTGGTTTTCCTGCCCGAATGAAGCACTCGATTTCTTTATGGCTTGCCGACCCGACCTTTTGCTAAGTGATATATCAATGCCGAAGATGGACGGCATCGCAGTAGCGGCGAAGATACTCGACTTGACTTCGGAATGCGCCATCTTTCTTCTTTCGGCTCGAAGCCATGAAACTGAGGTGCGCCGGCAAGTTCGATCGCTCAAAGCGGCCGTACACGTCGAGGCGAAGCCGCTCAACGTTGTTTCACTCGTCACAACTATCCACCGCATACTCGGCATCCCTCAAAATCGGCCTTTCTCTCACGAAGGCCAAAGCGGAGCGATCTTGACTAAATACCCGGCTAGATAG
- a CDS encoding LysR family transcriptional regulator, with the protein MDKFGAMQAFVRVAEKGSFSAAAKERGIGQPAVSKLISALEDELGVELIHRSSRSISLTDAGRDFYGSAVRILDDYENVSSRIGRAHAAPKGLVRLSVQPTFARLHVVSKLSAFFERYPDLAVELGSSTERHPSRIIDDGFDIAIHSGDLPDSDLVVRRIGQTMEILVATPQYVARYGAPNAASELRNFPSIAYMQNGAVLPWSFGDTANIIQIVPRGALRTGDLEQLRMGVLEHLGIAQAPAWLFAAELREGTVVRLLSPLERTIPIMAVRPASRRVPTKVRILIDHLEACFALCFQFNPHVSDQQPKPMPLRGSKASH; encoded by the coding sequence ATGGACAAATTCGGCGCAATGCAAGCGTTCGTGAGGGTCGCGGAAAAGGGAAGCTTCTCTGCGGCCGCCAAGGAGCGCGGCATCGGCCAACCCGCGGTGAGCAAGCTTATCTCAGCTCTTGAAGATGAATTGGGAGTGGAGCTCATACACCGCAGTTCACGGTCGATTTCCCTCACAGATGCAGGTAGGGACTTCTATGGCTCCGCTGTACGCATCTTGGATGACTACGAGAACGTTAGTTCACGGATCGGCCGCGCACATGCGGCTCCTAAAGGGCTGGTCCGCTTAAGCGTGCAACCCACGTTTGCGCGTCTTCACGTCGTGTCGAAGCTATCTGCGTTCTTTGAGAGATATCCTGATTTGGCGGTCGAGCTTGGCTCCTCAACGGAGCGACATCCTTCGAGAATCATCGATGACGGCTTCGATATAGCGATCCACTCGGGAGATCTTCCCGACTCTGACCTCGTAGTGCGTAGGATTGGGCAGACCATGGAGATTCTCGTGGCAACGCCGCAATATGTCGCGCGTTATGGTGCACCAAACGCCGCCTCGGAACTTCGTAACTTTCCATCTATCGCCTATATGCAGAACGGGGCTGTACTTCCGTGGAGCTTTGGCGATACGGCAAATATCATCCAAATTGTCCCGCGCGGAGCCCTTCGGACAGGCGACCTCGAACAGTTGAGGATGGGCGTTTTGGAGCATCTCGGCATTGCGCAGGCGCCCGCGTGGCTTTTTGCAGCGGAATTGCGAGAAGGAACGGTTGTACGCCTCCTCAGTCCGCTTGAGAGAACCATACCGATCATGGCCGTTAGGCCGGCTAGTCGTAGAGTGCCGACCAAGGTCCGCATACTCATCGACCATCTTGAAGCATGTTTTGCACTTTGTTTCCAGTTCAATCCTCATGTCAGCGATCAGCAACCCAAGCCTATGCCTCTAAGGGGTTCGAAGGCCTCACACTGA
- a CDS encoding SDR family NAD(P)-dependent oxidoreductase, whose protein sequence is MSKLKNKVALVTGGSRGIGAAIAKRLSADGASVAITYAKDATSATAVVKAIEATGAKAIAIKADGGDPVAVKAAVEETVKTFGQLDILVNNAGTAIPKPFAETTIEDIDHVLNLNVRGVMVATQTALKHMKSGSRIIMIGSCVGERVIAPGLVSYSSTKGAVKMFAQGLAREIGSTGITVNNVQPGPIDTDLNPADGDWAVSQKAATALGRYGHVDEVAALVAFVAGPDSSYITGANLTVDGGTNA, encoded by the coding sequence ATGTCTAAGCTCAAGAACAAAGTAGCACTTGTCACCGGCGGTTCTAGGGGTATCGGGGCAGCCATTGCCAAGCGCTTGTCTGCGGATGGAGCCAGCGTAGCAATCACCTACGCGAAGGATGCAACCTCGGCGACGGCAGTCGTCAAAGCAATCGAAGCAACCGGCGCGAAAGCGATTGCGATCAAGGCCGACGGCGGAGATCCTGTGGCGGTAAAGGCAGCAGTAGAGGAGACAGTCAAGACGTTTGGTCAACTGGACATCCTCGTGAACAACGCCGGCACGGCTATTCCAAAGCCATTCGCGGAAACAACGATTGAGGACATCGATCATGTGCTCAACCTTAACGTCCGTGGCGTGATGGTTGCCACGCAGACCGCCCTGAAGCACATGAAGAGCGGAAGTCGCATCATCATGATTGGATCGTGCGTAGGCGAACGCGTCATCGCTCCAGGTCTGGTCTCCTATTCTTCCACGAAGGGCGCGGTGAAGATGTTCGCCCAGGGGTTGGCAAGAGAGATCGGCAGCACTGGGATCACCGTCAACAATGTCCAGCCGGGGCCGATCGATACGGATCTGAATCCGGCTGATGGCGACTGGGCTGTGTCTCAAAAGGCGGCAACAGCGCTGGGTCGGTACGGTCACGTTGACGAGGTGGCCGCCCTTGTTGCGTTCGTTGCAGGACCTGACTCTTCATATATCACCGGCGCCAATCTTACGGTCGATGGGGGTACGAACGCCTGA